In Fluviicola taffensis DSM 16823, the following are encoded in one genomic region:
- a CDS encoding M43 family zinc metalloprotease — MRKLVFSVVLLCGFTSFSQVTTQKAQQLVSPQEVEKCSQHHRMQEMQIKDPERFATVFRETINPKPKGTPNSTVKTTGLIYTIPVVFHIIHNNGTENISDAQVADALAILNRDFRRLNADANTVQTPFQGMPTDAEINFVFATVAPNGNCFSGITRTQNAITSNGDDGQLQVNAVIAGNNVYQGVWAHNRYLNIYVCKDLGGAAGYTFLPNGGSAANATNMFYNGIFILDDYCGSIGTGDVQLSRALTHEVGHWMNLSHVWGDNNNPGNAASCADDDHVQDTPMCIGVTSCANVTTINTCNDLNDPNNYSSWTTNVIDNIENYMDYSYCSKMFTQGQVDRMRTALTSSVGGRSNIWSAPNLSMVGGPGTTSLCGIDFTANQTTMCAGTTVTYTTSTTSGISAYSWSFPGGTPATSNAVSPTVTYPTAGTYNASLTVTASSNGTTYPKSKTNYIQVNSNTTVSLPISQGFVSTTFPPTGWTLVNASGGTWSRSSSVGITPTAGNSLLFDNYNITIANGANDELRLPKADITAYSSAQLTFDVAYALDATNSGAADGLEVLVSTNCGATFTSVYSKSGATLATTASVSGSFTPSGTQWRSETINLTPFVGNSSVWIAFRNLAGYGNRLFVDNINVTGVSGAPTAPVASFSSTGTAICAGQSVTYTSTSTNNPTSYSWSFPGGTPSTSTSASQVVTYPTAGTYNVSLTATNLGGSNASNQTGYITVNPVPSAPTITAGGSTTFCQGNSVTLTSSAPSGNTWSNSANGSSITVSSSGTYAVTTTVGSCVSPVSNSIFVTVNLNPTVTFSSVPMLCSTDGPFTLTQGNPAGGNYSGTGVTGNQFNPATLGIGSTPVTYNFTNGNGCSGSAQTTVTVDACASIDENELDFISVYPNPSVGSITINSGEVNLNSVKVFNALGQVVYEIANLETSKLDVDLRNMAKGVYTIRVLTNVGTQHIPLVLEK; from the coding sequence ATGAGAAAACTCGTCTTTTCTGTAGTTTTGCTGTGCGGATTTACTTCCTTTTCACAGGTTACTACGCAAAAAGCACAACAACTTGTCTCTCCGCAAGAAGTTGAAAAATGCAGCCAGCATCACCGCATGCAAGAAATGCAAATCAAAGATCCAGAACGCTTTGCGACTGTATTCAGAGAAACTATTAATCCAAAACCAAAAGGCACTCCTAATTCAACCGTAAAAACAACAGGGTTGATTTACACGATTCCAGTTGTTTTTCACATCATCCACAACAACGGAACCGAAAACATTTCGGATGCACAAGTAGCAGACGCTTTGGCAATTTTGAATCGTGACTTTAGAAGATTAAATGCAGATGCAAATACTGTTCAAACTCCATTTCAGGGAATGCCTACAGATGCAGAGATTAACTTTGTGTTTGCTACCGTAGCTCCAAACGGAAATTGTTTCTCCGGAATTACACGCACACAAAATGCAATTACGAGCAATGGTGATGATGGCCAGTTACAAGTAAATGCTGTTATTGCTGGAAACAATGTTTATCAAGGAGTTTGGGCACATAATCGGTATTTGAATATTTATGTCTGTAAAGATCTTGGAGGAGCGGCAGGTTATACCTTCTTACCAAATGGTGGCTCTGCAGCAAATGCAACAAACATGTTTTACAATGGAATTTTCATCCTAGATGATTACTGTGGTTCTATTGGTACTGGAGACGTTCAATTGAGTCGAGCTTTAACACATGAAGTTGGTCACTGGATGAATCTTTCCCATGTTTGGGGCGATAATAATAATCCAGGAAATGCAGCAAGCTGTGCGGACGATGATCACGTGCAAGATACACCGATGTGTATTGGTGTGACTTCTTGTGCGAATGTAACGACAATCAACACTTGTAATGATCTAAATGACCCCAATAATTACAGTTCATGGACAACCAATGTGATTGATAATATTGAAAATTACATGGATTACTCCTATTGTTCGAAAATGTTCACACAAGGACAAGTTGACAGAATGAGAACTGCATTAACAAGCTCAGTTGGTGGGCGAAGTAATATCTGGTCTGCACCCAATTTGAGCATGGTTGGAGGTCCTGGAACAACATCTCTTTGTGGAATTGATTTTACAGCAAATCAAACTACGATGTGTGCAGGAACAACAGTTACTTATACTACAAGTACAACAAGTGGAATTTCTGCTTATTCATGGTCTTTCCCTGGTGGAACGCCTGCAACTTCAAACGCGGTAAGTCCAACAGTTACTTATCCAACAGCGGGAACTTATAATGCAAGTTTAACAGTAACTGCTTCTTCTAACGGAACAACCTATCCTAAATCTAAAACAAATTATATCCAAGTAAATTCAAATACTACGGTGAGTTTGCCAATTTCGCAAGGTTTCGTTTCTACAACTTTTCCTCCTACAGGGTGGACTCTTGTAAACGCCAGTGGTGGAACCTGGAGCAGATCTAGTTCTGTAGGAATAACTCCGACAGCGGGAAATTCCCTTCTGTTTGATAATTACAATATCACTATTGCAAATGGAGCTAATGATGAGCTACGTTTGCCGAAAGCAGATATCACTGCTTATTCAAGCGCGCAATTGACTTTTGATGTTGCTTATGCCCTTGATGCAACTAATAGTGGAGCGGCTGATGGATTAGAGGTGTTGGTATCCACGAATTGTGGAGCAACATTTACGTCCGTTTATTCGAAATCTGGAGCTACTTTGGCAACAACAGCTTCAGTGTCTGGATCTTTTACTCCTTCTGGTACACAATGGAGATCTGAAACAATTAATTTAACACCGTTTGTAGGAAATAGCTCCGTTTGGATTGCATTCCGAAATCTTGCGGGATATGGAAACAGGCTTTTTGTTGACAATATAAATGTAACAGGAGTAAGTGGTGCTCCAACTGCTCCAGTTGCTTCATTTAGTTCTACAGGAACTGCAATTTGTGCTGGCCAATCTGTAACTTATACAAGTACCTCGACTAATAATCCAACTTCATATAGTTGGTCATTCCCAGGTGGAACTCCTTCAACGTCTACTTCTGCAAGTCAAGTTGTGACATATCCAACTGCTGGAACTTACAATGTATCGTTGACTGCAACCAATTTAGGGGGATCTAATGCTTCGAATCAAACAGGATACATTACGGTTAATCCAGTTCCATCTGCACCAACAATTACTGCTGGTGGTTCCACGACATTTTGTCAAGGAAATTCAGTTACACTGACATCTTCTGCTCCTTCTGGAAATACATGGTCGAATTCTGCAAATGGATCCTCCATAACAGTTTCCTCTTCTGGAACTTATGCTGTTACAACAACAGTTGGGTCTTGCGTTTCTCCAGTATCGAATAGTATTTTTGTGACGGTTAATCTAAATCCAACGGTTACTTTTAGTTCTGTTCCAATGTTGTGCTCAACGGATGGCCCGTTTACATTAACACAAGGAAATCCGGCAGGAGGAAATTATTCAGGAACTGGAGTAACAGGAAATCAGTTTAATCCAGCAACACTTGGAATTGGATCAACTCCTGTAACGTATAATTTCACGAATGGGAATGGCTGTTCTGGTTCCGCTCAAACAACAGTTACAGTTGATGCTTGTGCGTCTATTGATGAAAATGAGTTGGACTTCATTTCAGTTTATCCCAATCCTTCAGTTGGATCAATAACGATTAATTCTGGTGAAGTGAATTTGAATTCAGTAAAAGTATTCAATGCACTTGGTCAGGTTGTTTATGAGATCGCAAATCTTGAAACTTCCAAACTGGATGTTGATTTAAGAAATATGGCAAAAGGTGTTTATACAATTCGTGTTTTAACGAATGTGGGAACACAACATATTCCTCTTGTTTTGGAAAAATAG
- a CDS encoding pyridoxal phosphate-dependent aminotransferase produces MDIKKESSTPQVSKLAEHIIGSEIIKLAAEVNEKIKQGEKVYNLTIGDFNPTVFPIPAELKQYIQEAYAEDQTNYPAADGMLELRQAVSQLLSKRGDLEYATDEIVITGGARPAIYAIFKAVVDPGDAVIFPVPSWNNNHYTYLNNARPILIETSSDNNFMPRAEEIAPFLPEASLLALCSPLNPTGTVFSKEDLEQICDLVLAENKKRLLLGVKPLYVMYDQIYWPLTHGSIEHYNPVSLRPEMREYTLFVDGISKSLAATGVRVGWTMGPKFVINKIKSILTHVGAWAPKAEQLATAKYLNELSDYDTYLNHIKSEINARLVGFYSGIQSLKAAGHKVDAIAPEAAIYLTVQFQLHGLKTESGHVLETTQDVTKYILDEAKVAIVPFYAFGSSDDSSWYRLSVGTCKLEDVDGVISNLKAALQKLR; encoded by the coding sequence ATGGATATCAAAAAAGAAAGTTCTACACCCCAGGTTTCTAAATTAGCAGAGCACATTATTGGTTCTGAAATCATCAAATTGGCTGCTGAAGTCAATGAGAAGATTAAACAAGGGGAAAAGGTGTATAACCTAACTATCGGAGATTTTAATCCAACCGTTTTTCCAATTCCAGCTGAGTTGAAGCAATATATTCAAGAAGCTTACGCGGAAGACCAAACAAATTATCCAGCTGCAGATGGAATGCTAGAATTGCGTCAAGCTGTTTCTCAATTGTTGAGTAAGCGCGGTGATTTGGAGTATGCAACGGATGAAATTGTAATTACAGGTGGAGCTCGCCCAGCTATTTATGCCATTTTTAAAGCTGTTGTTGATCCAGGAGATGCGGTAATTTTCCCTGTCCCATCTTGGAATAATAATCATTATACCTATTTGAATAATGCCCGACCAATCTTAATTGAAACGAGTTCTGATAATAATTTCATGCCGCGTGCAGAAGAGATAGCTCCATTTCTTCCAGAAGCAAGTTTGTTGGCTCTTTGTTCTCCATTAAATCCGACAGGAACGGTTTTTTCGAAAGAAGATTTGGAACAGATTTGTGATTTAGTATTGGCTGAAAATAAAAAACGGTTGTTGCTTGGAGTGAAGCCTCTTTATGTCATGTATGACCAAATTTACTGGCCATTGACTCACGGATCTATTGAGCATTACAATCCTGTTTCATTGAGACCAGAAATGCGTGAATATACGTTGTTTGTAGACGGAATTTCAAAATCTTTAGCTGCAACAGGAGTTCGTGTTGGTTGGACAATGGGACCGAAATTTGTGATTAATAAAATCAAATCGATATTGACACACGTAGGTGCTTGGGCTCCAAAAGCAGAGCAACTCGCAACCGCGAAATATTTGAATGAATTGAGTGATTATGATACTTATTTGAATCACATCAAATCGGAAATAAATGCACGCTTAGTTGGGTTTTATTCTGGTATTCAATCCTTGAAAGCAGCAGGACATAAAGTAGATGCGATTGCTCCAGAAGCTGCAATTTATTTGACCGTTCAATTCCAATTACACGGATTGAAAACAGAATCAGGACACGTGTTAGAAACAACCCAAGATGTTACCAAATACATTTTAGACGAAGCGAAAGTGGCTATTGTGCCGTTTTATGCTTTTGGTTCTTCAGATGATTCAAGTTGGTATAGACTTTCAGTTGGAACCTGTAAATTGGAAGATGTAGATGGTGTTATTTCAAATTTGAAGGCAGCATTGCAAAAGTTGAGGTAA
- a CDS encoding S41 family peptidase, giving the protein MKKGFAWVMIGAMIMSLRMPTPPQEASTNPLWMRYPVISPDGKTIVFTYKGDIYQVPAAGGVAAPVTLSGAHDFMPVFSPDGKTIYFASDRHGNFDVFSVPLQGGATKRLTFHSSNDYPQCLSDDGKRIIFIAARGDNAAMSQFPYGALGEVYSVGIDGGREKQELSITAENIKWNKAGTKMLFHDKKGYEDPWRKHHQSSVTRDVWMYEKEGDKFTKLTDFGGEDRNPVWNSDESNIFYLSEKSGSYNVWKMNPSSPNAATQVSKFDKNPVRFLSVSNENTLCYGYDGEIYTQKEGSNPQKVNIQINAEDRNADNKNSVETGGASEIAVAPNGKEVVFTNHGDVFTVSLENGVTKQITNTPEEERNVSFSPDGKAILYASERNKIWGIYQTTMIRKEDAYFYVSTLLKEEALIVTDKESFQPQYSPDGKEIAFLENRTAVSVYNLASKKIRNVLPETKNYSYSDGDQTFNWAPDSKYILVSFLQDGNWHEQIGLVDVSGGKPMLELTQNGFSNGGPKFQLDGKAILWFSNRDGMKNVASHGSQQDAYALFLDQNAFDLFKMKKADYELWKEQKEKTDKEKTTEKETPAKKGKGEKTDTTKKVEPLKIDLTGLMDRQVRLTENSSFLQDAFLDPKGEKLYYLSPNEDGTNLYVRDFKEHETKMLIPLKANGMWSTSMDKEGKNIFAVIDGKLTRLDLEKGERKDIPFRAERTQDSYAERAYLFEHMWRQVKTKFYVADLQGTDWDYYKTTYAKFLPHINNNYDYAEMCSELLGELNASHTGCRFYSRPENGDETAQLGVILDENFTGTGLKIAEILDKGPLVSSETKIKAGAIIEKIDGIEIKPELNYYPLLNRKSGKTVLLSVFDPASGKRWEEIVKPISTGIQNELLYQRWIKRMQVMTEKLSDGKLGYMHVRGMDDHSYREFYNQVMGKYINKEALIVDTRFNGGGWLHDDLATFLSGKQYINFVPRGQKIGIEPGSKWTKPSCVIMGEGNYSDAHMFPVVYKTLGIGKLIGMPVPGTGTAVWWENLQDNSLIFGIPQVGVMTMDGKYYENNQCEPDFKVENDYKTMLKGEDAQLKKAVDVLLGK; this is encoded by the coding sequence ATGAAAAAAGGATTTGCTTGGGTCATGATTGGCGCAATGATTATGAGTCTCAGAATGCCCACTCCACCTCAAGAAGCATCAACGAACCCGCTCTGGATGAGATACCCAGTTATTTCCCCTGATGGAAAGACCATTGTTTTTACTTACAAAGGTGATATTTATCAAGTGCCTGCCGCTGGAGGAGTTGCTGCACCAGTAACCTTAAGTGGTGCGCATGACTTTATGCCCGTTTTTTCTCCAGATGGAAAAACCATTTATTTTGCTTCAGACCGACATGGAAATTTTGATGTTTTCTCCGTTCCGCTTCAAGGTGGGGCTACAAAACGATTAACGTTTCATTCCAGCAATGATTACCCACAATGTCTTTCTGATGACGGAAAAAGAATCATTTTTATTGCAGCTCGTGGCGACAATGCTGCCATGTCTCAATTCCCTTACGGTGCTTTAGGTGAGGTTTATTCTGTAGGAATTGACGGTGGCCGCGAAAAACAAGAGTTATCAATTACTGCTGAAAACATCAAATGGAACAAAGCGGGAACAAAAATGCTTTTCCACGATAAAAAAGGATACGAAGATCCTTGGAGAAAACACCACCAATCATCCGTTACAAGAGATGTTTGGATGTATGAAAAAGAAGGCGACAAATTTACGAAACTGACAGATTTTGGAGGCGAAGATCGAAATCCAGTCTGGAATAGCGACGAATCTAACATCTTCTATTTGAGTGAAAAAAGTGGTTCTTACAATGTTTGGAAAATGAATCCAAGTTCACCAAACGCTGCAACACAAGTCTCCAAATTCGACAAAAATCCTGTTCGTTTTCTATCTGTTTCCAATGAGAACACCTTATGTTATGGATATGACGGCGAAATTTACACACAGAAAGAAGGATCAAATCCGCAGAAAGTAAACATTCAAATTAATGCAGAAGATCGCAATGCAGACAATAAAAACAGCGTTGAAACGGGCGGTGCATCTGAAATTGCTGTGGCTCCAAATGGAAAAGAAGTTGTTTTCACCAACCACGGAGATGTTTTCACAGTTTCTCTTGAAAATGGTGTAACAAAACAAATCACCAATACTCCAGAAGAAGAACGTAACGTGAGTTTTTCTCCAGATGGTAAAGCGATTTTATATGCTTCAGAACGAAATAAAATTTGGGGAATCTACCAAACAACGATGATTCGAAAAGAAGATGCTTACTTCTATGTTTCTACCTTGTTAAAAGAAGAAGCATTGATCGTCACTGATAAAGAATCTTTCCAACCACAATATTCCCCAGATGGTAAAGAAATTGCTTTCTTGGAAAATAGAACTGCAGTAAGCGTTTACAATTTGGCCTCCAAGAAAATTCGAAACGTACTTCCTGAAACGAAAAACTACTCCTACAGCGACGGAGATCAAACATTCAACTGGGCACCTGATAGCAAATACATTTTGGTTTCTTTCTTACAAGATGGAAATTGGCATGAACAAATTGGATTAGTCGATGTGAGTGGAGGAAAACCAATGTTAGAATTAACTCAAAATGGGTTCTCCAATGGTGGTCCAAAATTCCAACTAGATGGAAAAGCAATCCTATGGTTCTCCAACCGCGATGGAATGAAAAATGTTGCTAGTCATGGTTCACAACAAGATGCGTATGCCCTTTTCTTGGATCAAAATGCTTTTGACTTGTTCAAAATGAAAAAAGCAGATTACGAATTGTGGAAAGAACAAAAAGAAAAGACGGACAAGGAAAAAACAACGGAGAAAGAAACTCCTGCAAAAAAAGGAAAAGGTGAAAAAACAGATACAACCAAAAAAGTAGAACCGTTGAAAATTGACCTAACAGGGTTAATGGATCGCCAAGTTCGCTTAACGGAAAATTCTTCTTTCTTGCAAGATGCATTCCTGGATCCAAAAGGAGAAAAGCTCTACTATTTAAGTCCAAATGAAGACGGAACAAACTTATATGTTCGTGACTTCAAAGAACACGAAACAAAAATGCTGATTCCTCTCAAAGCTAATGGCATGTGGAGTACTTCGATGGATAAAGAAGGGAAAAACATCTTCGCAGTGATTGATGGGAAATTAACCCGTTTGGATTTAGAAAAAGGCGAACGAAAAGATATTCCATTCAGAGCTGAACGAACACAAGATAGCTATGCAGAAAGAGCGTATTTGTTTGAACACATGTGGAGACAAGTGAAAACGAAATTCTATGTCGCAGACTTACAAGGAACTGATTGGGATTATTACAAAACAACTTACGCAAAGTTCCTTCCTCATATCAATAACAATTACGACTACGCAGAAATGTGTAGCGAATTATTGGGTGAATTAAATGCTTCACACACAGGATGTCGTTTTTACTCACGACCTGAAAATGGAGATGAAACAGCTCAATTAGGTGTTATTTTGGATGAGAATTTCACAGGAACTGGACTGAAAATTGCTGAAATTTTAGATAAAGGTCCGCTTGTAAGTTCTGAAACTAAAATCAAGGCTGGAGCAATCATTGAAAAAATTGATGGCATTGAAATTAAACCAGAATTGAATTATTACCCGCTCTTGAATCGGAAATCAGGGAAAACAGTTTTACTTTCTGTATTTGACCCTGCAAGTGGGAAACGTTGGGAAGAGATTGTCAAACCAATTTCTACTGGAATACAAAACGAATTGCTTTACCAACGTTGGATTAAGCGCATGCAGGTAATGACCGAAAAATTGTCTGACGGTAAACTAGGTTATATGCATGTTCGTGGAATGGACGACCACAGCTACCGTGAATTCTACAATCAGGTAATGGGGAAATACATCAACAAAGAAGCGTTGATTGTCGATACACGGTTCAATGGTGGAGGTTGGTTACATGATGATTTAGCAACCTTCTTATCGGGAAAACAATACATCAATTTTGTACCTCGCGGTCAGAAAATCGGAATTGAACCAGGATCAAAATGGACAAAACCAAGCTGCGTCATCATGGGAGAAGGAAACTACTCCGATGCGCACATGTTCCCTGTAGTTTACAAAACTTTGGGGATTGGAAAATTAATTGGAATGCCCGTACCAGGAACAGGAACAGCCGTTTGGTGGGAAAATCTACAAGACAATTCATTGATCTTCGGAATTCCACAAGTTGGAGTAATGACTATGGATGGAAAATACTACGAAAACAACCAATGTGAACCAGACTTTAAAGTAGAAAATGACTACAAAACCATGTTGAAAGGTGAAGATGCACAATTGAAAAAAGCGGTTGATGTATTGTTAGGGAAATAG
- a CDS encoding T9SS type A sorting domain-containing protein — MRKITQLVFTCLAPIAFGQTDHQVDAQAMAWSPNDLTIDLGDSVTWINNNNGSHNLNGTTATFAANPESFSMLTTGQNWTFGKRFNVPGIYMYRCDVHSAMMTGKVTVVDPNLGLDNKTTSVISFGPNPAVETITIQTTATDFTVVIYDMAGKQVLSENLKNKNQLNISSLKQGTYVIEINAQGKILQEKLVKN, encoded by the coding sequence ATGAGAAAAATTACGCAATTAGTTTTCACATGTCTTGCACCAATTGCATTTGGACAAACAGACCATCAAGTTGATGCTCAAGCCATGGCTTGGTCACCGAATGATTTAACAATTGATTTGGGAGATTCAGTGACATGGATTAATAATAACAATGGGAGTCATAATTTGAATGGAACAACGGCAACATTTGCAGCAAATCCAGAATCGTTTTCTATGCTGACAACGGGTCAAAATTGGACATTTGGAAAACGATTTAATGTGCCAGGTATCTACATGTATCGTTGTGATGTCCATTCGGCAATGATGACAGGCAAAGTTACTGTCGTTGATCCAAATTTAGGTCTTGATAATAAGACGACTTCAGTAATCAGTTTTGGACCGAATCCTGCAGTGGAAACGATTACAATCCAAACAACAGCAACGGATTTCACGGTGGTGATTTATGACATGGCTGGAAAACAGGTTTTGTCTGAAAATTTGAAAAACAAAAATCAATTAAATATTTCTTCCTTGAAACAAGGGACTTATGTGATTGAGATTAATGCTCAAGGAAAAATCCTTCAAGAGAAATTGGTGAAGAACTAA